In Crassostrea angulata isolate pt1a10 chromosome 6, ASM2561291v2, whole genome shotgun sequence, a genomic segment contains:
- the LOC128187657 gene encoding uncharacterized protein LOC128187657, with protein MVQPTVLQKRHSLKGLKLLPVIKKVRGGRPEGLKEFARMSKEKKTDVLELEEIENIVNSLTGENMIELLELAGSDIDVNEAKWLLHCLIIFANEVGQPRGQALDDSTDPSTSASTGGSSTPVPLETAGPSQKRKHDVGTTLEERIVSLEKTSKGEMVQELKEKVRTLCLQDDPSNRKGRIFENLIFVFSGMGTRFV; from the exons ATGGTGCAGCCTACTGTCTTACAGAAGCGACATTCACTGAAGGGGTTGAAGCTCTTACCTGTCATTAAGAAGGTCAGAGGAGGAAGACCAGAGGGTCTGAAAGAATTTGCGCGCATGTCTAAGGAAAAAAAGACAGACGTCTTAGAGTTGGAAGAGATAGAGAATATAGTCAACTCATTGACAGGGGAAAACATGATTGAGCTGTTGGAACTAGCTG gAAGTGATATTGATGTTAACGAGGCAAAATGGTTATTGCATTGCttgataatttttgcaaatgaaGTGGGGCAACCAAGAGGCCAGGCATTAGATGATTCAACG GACCCTAGCACTAGTGCATCCACAGGGGGAAGCAGTACACCAGTACCTTTAGAAACTGCAGGACCTTCACAAAAAAGGAAGCATGATGTTGGTACAACCTTGGAGGAGAGGATTGTGTCTTTGGAGAAAACGTCAAAGGGGGAGATGGTCCAGGAGCTTAAAGAGAAGGTGAGGACACTATGCCTACAGGATGATCCAAGCAATAGGAAAGGGCGTATTTTCGAAAACCTGATATTTGTTTTTTCTGGCATGGGAACACGTTTTGTCTAG